In a single window of the Antedon mediterranea chromosome 1, ecAntMedi1.1, whole genome shotgun sequence genome:
- the LOC140063545 gene encoding heparan sulfate glucosamine 3-O-sulfotransferase 1-like isoform X2, translated as MITLDYNCGWPTIKSCTMSFISTLKTVIAFLMLTVLTFSAFVLLSSTRFSSMSSKSAALTNIRRLGLHSSNLHRGNVSLQEDDIVEFHSNFAGIPNYTSTVNIQTNKYVNLRKEETKVVENVQNSFFKNITTKYRRFSPGKMRISTYIKNMKGELKRKVDIMIANYDLYNDTPFSSLSSGQMWYVFTHIMKNIGYKQRLPKVINIGVKKSGTTALGFFIGQHPQISHSFGNEVHFFDKHDRFKFGLSYYYARMGFSTEYQIPFEKTPKYFITKNAPKMIFNNLPKDIKFLLCVRDPVKRAVSEYHHDTELMLRHKKQDLQEAKKRTPEEQGKLFKENYISPEGTVYKNKTVISTSIYSVHFKNWLKKFPRDRFLIVDLDNLAVNTFTELKRIEKFLGLETFFTRSMMYKSRMRGSCLKINGAIKCPARSTPGFTNKANLDSNASKILYDFYRPYNKEFSKLIDEQFDWMDL; from the coding sequence ATAACTCTAGACTACAACTGCGGCTGGCCAACAATTAAATCGTGTACAATGTCGTTTATTTCAACATTAAAGACAGTAATCGCCTTTTTAATGTTGACAGTATTAACATTTTCAGCTTTTGTGCTTTTATCAAGTACACGTTTTTCATCTATGTCTTCAAAATCTGCAGCGCTAACAAATATTCGTCggttaggcctacattcatCAAATTTACATCGAGGTAATGTAAGCCTACAGGAAGATGATATAGTTGAATTTCACTCGAATTTTGCAGGAATTCCTAATTATACATCAACTGTTAATATCCAGACTAATAAATATGTGAATTTGCGCAAAGAAGAAACAAAAGTTGTGGAAAATGTTCAGAactcattttttaaaaacattacaactAAATATCGACGGTTTTCCCCGGGTAAAATGCGAATATCGacttatattaaaaatatgaaggGGGAACTTAAAAGAAAAGTCGATATTATGATTGCAAATTATGACCTGTATAATGACACCCCGTTTTCGTCACTCTCAAGTGGACAGATGTGGTATGTTTTTACACACATTATGAAAAACATTGGTTACAAGCAGAGGCTACCAAAGGTGATTAATATTGGAGTCAAAAAGAGTGGTACGACGGCGTTGGGCTTCTTTATTGGTCAACATCCACAGATATCTCATTCATTCGGAAATGAAGTCCATTTTTTTGACAAACATGACAGGTTTAAATTCGGTTTGAGTTATTACTATGCTAGAATGGGGTTTTCAACCGAATATCAAATACCATTTGAGAAGACACCTAAATATTTCATAACCAAAAATGCTccaaaaatgatttttaataatcttccaaaagatattaaatttttattatgcGTACGAGATCCGGTGAAGCGAGCGGTATCTGAATATCATCATGATACGGAGTTAATGCTAAGACATAAAAAACAAGACTTACAAGAAGCAAAGAAACGCACACCCGAAGAACAAGGAAAACTCTTCAAAGAAAACTACATCAGCCCAGAAGGTActgtttataaaaacaaaactgtcATTTCTACAAGTATATATTCAGTACATTTCAAAAATTGGTTGAAGAAATTCCCGCGTGATCGGTTTTTGATAGTTGACCTGGATAATCTGGCAGTAAACACATTCACAGAATTGAAACGAATTGAAAAGTTTCTTGGACTTGAAACATTTTTCACACGAAGTATGATGTATAAGTCGCGCATGCGTGGATCATGTTTAAAGATAAATGGTGCGATAAAATGTCCAGCTAGAAGTACTCCAGGTTTTACCAACAAGGCTAACTTAGATAGCAATGCAAGCAAGATATTGTATGACTTTTATCGACCGTACAATAAAGAATTTTCTAAATTGATAGACGAACAGTTCGATTGGATGGATCTttga
- the LOC140063545 gene encoding heparan sulfate glucosamine 3-O-sulfotransferase 1-like isoform X3, with protein MSFISTLKTVIAFLMLTVLTFSAFVLLSSTRFSSMSSKSAALTNIRRLGLHSSNLHRGNVSLQEDDIVEFHSNFAGIPNYTSTVNIQTNKYVNLRKEETKVVENVQNSFFKNITTKYRRFSPGKMRISTYIKNMKGELKRKVDIMIANYDLYNDTPFSSLSSGQMWYVFTHIMKNIGYKQRLPKVINIGVKKSGTTALGFFIGQHPQISHSFGNEVHFFDKHDRFKFGLSYYYARMGFSTEYQIPFEKTPKYFITKNAPKMIFNNLPKDIKFLLCVRDPVKRAVSEYHHDTELMLRHKKQDLQEAKKRTPEEQGKLFKENYISPEGTVYKNKTVISTSIYSVHFKNWLKKFPRDRFLIVDLDNLAVNTFTELKRIEKFLGLETFFTRSMMYKSRMRGSCLKINGAIKCPARSTPGFTNKANLDSNASKILYDFYRPYNKEFSKLIDEQFDWMDL; from the coding sequence ATGTCGTTTATTTCAACATTAAAGACAGTAATCGCCTTTTTAATGTTGACAGTATTAACATTTTCAGCTTTTGTGCTTTTATCAAGTACACGTTTTTCATCTATGTCTTCAAAATCTGCAGCGCTAACAAATATTCGTCggttaggcctacattcatCAAATTTACATCGAGGTAATGTAAGCCTACAGGAAGATGATATAGTTGAATTTCACTCGAATTTTGCAGGAATTCCTAATTATACATCAACTGTTAATATCCAGACTAATAAATATGTGAATTTGCGCAAAGAAGAAACAAAAGTTGTGGAAAATGTTCAGAactcattttttaaaaacattacaactAAATATCGACGGTTTTCCCCGGGTAAAATGCGAATATCGacttatattaaaaatatgaaggGGGAACTTAAAAGAAAAGTCGATATTATGATTGCAAATTATGACCTGTATAATGACACCCCGTTTTCGTCACTCTCAAGTGGACAGATGTGGTATGTTTTTACACACATTATGAAAAACATTGGTTACAAGCAGAGGCTACCAAAGGTGATTAATATTGGAGTCAAAAAGAGTGGTACGACGGCGTTGGGCTTCTTTATTGGTCAACATCCACAGATATCTCATTCATTCGGAAATGAAGTCCATTTTTTTGACAAACATGACAGGTTTAAATTCGGTTTGAGTTATTACTATGCTAGAATGGGGTTTTCAACCGAATATCAAATACCATTTGAGAAGACACCTAAATATTTCATAACCAAAAATGCTccaaaaatgatttttaataatcttccaaaagatattaaatttttattatgcGTACGAGATCCGGTGAAGCGAGCGGTATCTGAATATCATCATGATACGGAGTTAATGCTAAGACATAAAAAACAAGACTTACAAGAAGCAAAGAAACGCACACCCGAAGAACAAGGAAAACTCTTCAAAGAAAACTACATCAGCCCAGAAGGTActgtttataaaaacaaaactgtcATTTCTACAAGTATATATTCAGTACATTTCAAAAATTGGTTGAAGAAATTCCCGCGTGATCGGTTTTTGATAGTTGACCTGGATAATCTGGCAGTAAACACATTCACAGAATTGAAACGAATTGAAAAGTTTCTTGGACTTGAAACATTTTTCACACGAAGTATGATGTATAAGTCGCGCATGCGTGGATCATGTTTAAAGATAAATGGTGCGATAAAATGTCCAGCTAGAAGTACTCCAGGTTTTACCAACAAGGCTAACTTAGATAGCAATGCAAGCAAGATATTGTATGACTTTTATCGACCGTACAATAAAGAATTTTCTAAATTGATAGACGAACAGTTCGATTGGATGGATCTttga